A window of Microtus ochrogaster isolate Prairie Vole_2 unplaced genomic scaffold, MicOch1.0 UNK44, whole genome shotgun sequence genomic DNA:
CAGGTTGTTCCTTCTGCCTtactctccagagtgctggtattaaaggtagtGCCACCATGCTGTGCTTTAGGGGCTTGGGTTGTTGGATTCAAACCAGAAGGTGTCTTGGTTAGTCAAAAAGAACTTTCCAAACCTTCCCACAGGAAGAAACCAGAGGCAGAGGGGAAAACATGCTCTAGCGACTGCTCTGAAAACAGAGGTTCCAGCTTGGACAGTGCCCAAGGTAGAGCAGACCCGGCATCAGGACCTTAGAGGGTGGTCTCGGCACCTGCCTTTGAGAGACTATGCCTTTGCACAGTGAACAGATCTGTAAGCAACAGTAGGGCCCCAAGTCCCTAGGCCCATGCCCGAGTGTCTCATACTTCTCAGGACCTCTGTTCAAACTTGGAGGTGACAAAAAGAGGGAGACTCCTCCAGGTTATTGGGAGGGCATGTGACAGTTTCCTGAGGATGGCATGGAGTTCATCCATGATTGCATCTGATTTTCAGAATTAAAAGGTGTCCTGCTTCTCAAACTTCATGGAGTACTCCTAACATTTGTCTTACACACCCGTACATGAgcgcatgcgtgtacacacacacctgagtGCATGCAGAGAAATACACAGATACCAAGCACATGAGTTTGAAGGCACTTACAGActcacagacaaacagaaagatgcTCTTAGACACATAGATACTATACAACCATGAATGGGCTCTCAGTCACCTAAAACACATACATGCCAAGCACATTAGAGAAGGTATAAAGATATCCAAACCTCTCAGATTCACAAGCCCACATATTACATACaatcacctacacacacacacacaaaagccatcACAAACAATACACAAATTTGTACCCACCGATAACACACAGACCTCCAGAAACACAAACTCCAGCACAAAGATATTAGGTCTGGAGTGATAGCTCAGCAGTTCAAAGCACTTGCTTGTGCAATcgtgaggactggagttcgaatcccagcacccacacagccaACCAGGTGCCCTAGGAAATCTGTAATCACAGCTCCAATggggatagaggcaggaggattgttggcGCTTAGCTGATCTTCAGCCTTGCTGAGAAAacaggagctccaggttcagggagaggtAATAGAGGACAtgcaatgacctcttctggctgctgtgcATACACAGGCATGTGAACCCACACGTGTGAACATACAGTGACTCAAACCCATAATCAcatagagaaataataaaataacctttAACCCGAAAATCAAAGCCACAACCcaagtgcacacagacacacctggatactccccccccaaaaaaaatcatctctggACAGTTGTGATGGTAGGGTAGGAACGACATTGTCTTCATCTCTAGCCAAGAGACAGCTGGGTTCCGGGTCCTATTTGGCAGCACCTAGGGCCAGCTGAATAACCTTCCTTGTCCCCCTGTCCCTCCCCACACCCCGCCCGCATATGTCCCCACCCTTCTGCCCAGCACCTACCGTGCTGAAGTTGGGGAAGAGACTGAGCGGGGTGGTGCCATTGATGTGGAAGGCGAGCAAGTGCTTGAAGTCCAACGGGGTTTGCAGAGGCTGGGTGGGCAGGGTCAGGGAGGCCAGCAGGGGGCTGGGGGTGCTGGAGGCTGggcctgctgcaggaggaagaagggcagggttAGAAATGAGAAGCCAGAGAGCTCTCTCCCACCTCTGCTGCCAGAATGAAAGGCTTTTACAGCCAGGACAGGAAGTCCTGGCTCCCTCTTTATAACTGCTCCAGCTGAACCAGAGTCACGGAGTCTACAGCTCAAGTGTCCTAGGCAGAAGAGCAACCCTCTTTCACAGACAGGGTCAGCACAGTGACCCAAATAGACACCCAAAGGAAGTTCAGGCAAGAGAGGGGTCAGAGGAGTCAGGGTTGATACACACAACCATGGTGCCAGTATGTCATACTTTATCCCAAAGCACCAAACTCAGGGAGTGTAGGGAAAGGCCAGCCCCCTCTCCTCTCACCGATTGTCCCCCCTCTCACTTCAGGCTCCACACCACTCATAGAAGGGATGAGAACAAACCCATggcacggggctggagagatggcgcagtggttaagagcactggccagcctacaggacctgggtttgattcccagcacccacatggcagctcacaactgtaacttcagttccagcaGACCCAATGCCTGCTTCCGACCTCTGCAGACTCCGGGCACACACAtggcacccatacacatatgcaggcaaagcactcatacatacaaaataaatctaagaactcccacaaatttaaaaagaaagaaagaaacccacagCATTCTGAAAGTTTGGGTCTCTAGTTCTGGTGAGACCCCAAATCAGTCCTCAGGATACCCAAGAACAACACTGGTTTTGCAGTCTTTGCTCTTAACAGTGTAAAGCAAAGGCAAAAAAGGGCTGGGAACCGACAAATCAAATtttaaggaagggaagaaaaaaaagagatatcaATCCAAGTTATTGAAGACTTTCTTGAGCCCTGTAAttgcaaaaccaaaagaagtccTTTTCAATTCTTGGGTGTTAACCCTCTGAAACATAAGACTGGCTTGTTTAGCATCTGTAGATGTATGCCTATAAACACAGTCGTGTACAGAAAAGACGGCAGACAGCAGATGGGGGGGGAGAGGGACGGAGGGTACCACTACCTCCCTGGAATCACTGTGCACTGGGCCTATTAGTCTGTGCACAGCTAGCACTGTGCTATGGTCAGAAACAAGCACTGTCCTCTGGTTTACAATCTCTTAGAAAAAGAGACACTGCAAAGCAAAGGGCGAGGAAATTCTCTGGAAGCCGTTGTTCacctctgtttccccagttcCTAAAGCCCAACCTTCTTCCCTCCAACCAAAACTCAAGGGGAGGGTTCAAAGGAGGAGAAGCAAACTCTGAAAGGCCAGATGGAACTGGAACTGTCCAGGCCCTACCTAGCACCTCTACCACTTGCCCAGGTTCCTCTTCCCTCACTGGCCAGGGGTCTGGTTTGGTGAAGAGCAGGGGACAGAGTGGTTAGTAGGTCAGCTTGAGTGTAGTGTGTATGGGTAAAGTTGTATCTGCGATCCCTTCGATTTCCACCCTCTGCGGGCTAAGGGGAGGGGAGGCCACTCCGGAAGTCCCTCCCTCTGTCCATCTACTAAGTACTCTATAGCCAGTGCACAATCAAACTCATACAGCGAGGGCACATCCACCGCTATCTTCAGCAAGTGGCCGCCATGGCCTGCCTGGGGCCCTGCTCTGTCCCCACCACCGCGGCTTGTGGCTGCCTGCGGCCCACCCTATCCAGCAGCCCAGTGCACACGGGCAGCACCAAGGCTAGCTAGGGCTGCGAAGTCGGGAAAGATTTCCGTACAGCTCGGAATGCACACACGCCAGCTTGGCTCACAGGGCCCGTGGGCAGAGATGCCCGAGACTAGCCACCATGCCGTTGAAGAACACGAACTTGCCCAGCACACTGGTTCACCAGTGCCCAGCAGCAGTACCCACATAACGCCTTCATCGAGCGCATCCCATTCTTCCAGGTAGAGGCGGGACTCGAAGATTATTGCCAACACGGCCACTGCATCCAGCGAGCGACCAGGGAATAACAGCCCCCACGCgcgcccatggagtccagaaaaAGTTTGCTGGAGGTGCTCCAATCCTCGCGACGAAGCCTCTCAATTGCCCAGCAACTCCACACCATGGTAGGTGCAGCTTTCGCCATCTGCCTGCCACTGGGCAGGCTCGGAGATTGCCAGTTTCTACAGGAAGCTTGGAGATAGGCCCCTGGGGACGGAGACGCACTGTGCTTGCTGCAAAATTAAGGCTGCTATCACCACTGGCTGCAGCAAGACCAGGTCCTGGTCTTCATGCTGCAGGACCAGGACAAGCTTCTGCATTGAAGGCAGAGCATAGAGCAGCGGGTGAAGGCTACGAAGATGAACTATGAACTGGCGCATGGCCAAAGCCAGGGCAGCAGTGGTCCAGGAGGCAGGACAGTGGCTCCCAAGGTGAGCACCAAGCAAAGCCAGGCCTCAGCCACTACTTCCACAACAGTCAACAGGGACGACCAATGTACTGGCCGAGGACCCGCCAAGTCAGTAGCTGCAAGGTCCAAGGCTGCGTGGAGCTCATGGACCACGTGGGAACTAGGGTCACCATGCGGACAGAACGAGGCTTCCAATACGCTCTCATACTCACTCAAATAGACAAGGGGTTTAGGGTTGGTTGGGCCAGGGAGACAGTGAAGATCCATGGGCAGTGGGCAAGTGACCCTGAGCTGTAGGCTGACACTCCCCAGTAGGTCACTGGGTGTCCAGGCCAGTTTGGGTGCAGATATGCCAAAAACCTGTAGGTTGTCCAGGAGTTGGCAAGTGATAacctcaccctcctggacctctACACTGCCCAAGAAAGTGGTAGCAGGATGGCCATCACATGGGGACACCAAAGTGGCAAACAGGGACAAAGCATGGGACTCGGCCCAGCCCCTGGTCTCTTCTAACACCAGCCTCTATGAGGATGCCTTCAGATGCTGATAAGCCTCTGTGTGCAAGACACTGGCAGCAGTCACCGGGGACAGCCCAGGGAGTAAAAAGGACGGAGTCAGGCTTGTCCTCCAGGCTGCAGGGGCAGCAATGTAAGGTTGTTGGATGAGTAAAAGGTTGGGGTCAGGCAGACTCTTCGCTGATTACGGATTGTGCTACCCTGGGCAAGTTTACCTGTCTGAGCTCCAGTTCTCTGGGCTCTCAGACCTGCCTGCCCTCATCTCCCTAAATGGCTACCGTAAGTTGTAAATCTTCGTTATTGCATTGATGAATATGAAGTGATTTATGAACCGTAAAGGAGGCTAAGAAGCATGGATTGTCGCTGCCTTGTTTTTCTGGTGGTCTCTGCAGGCTTGCCCCAGCCTGCTTTATTCCTGCAGGGAGGGCATGACTCTCCCTTTATTTGCTAGCTCAGGTGCTCACTAACAGACACAGTCACTAGCAATTCCTGGCCATCTCAAGGTGAGCACCCAAGCAAGGGTCCCAGCCCTGTGCTGTTCCGTCTCTGTAGAATGAATCCAATCTCCACCCCTAGCACAAGACTCACACGGTTGAACCTAGGATTCACAGCTACAGCTCTAGGGGCCACATGGGTGGTTTATAGCTTGAAGGGGGATCAGGGATAAAAGTGAGAAATGTCTGGAGAGTCCAGGTTCCGGACTATACACTGCCCTGGCCTGGAAGCAAGAAGACTTCCTTTCCCAGCGGATATCACAAAGCCCGACCTTTACcatctcctgatttttttttttttaatgtattctggTCTGACCTCAAGTTCActgtgtagctaaagatgaccttgaacttctgatcctcctgccttattctggcaagtgctaggatttcaggcatcTGCCACATctatttctgaattttttgtatttatttatttgagacagagtgtctctgtagctttggaacctgtcctgaaactcactttgtagacgaggctggcctcgaattcacagagatctacttgtctctgcctcctaactcctgggattaaaggtgtgtgctaccaccacccagctggcttgttttgttcttgagacagggtttctctttataacagccctagctgtcttagaattcaccttgtagactaggctggccttgaactcacagagatccttcctgcctctgcctcccaagcactgggattaaagccatgtgccccCACGCCCAGATGAATTTTTATCACCAGTTTACAACCTCTGTCCCAGGGAGTGGGCAGTGTGACTGCATTCACCCAATGACAGGTGCCAGGTCTGGCTTCTTCACGGTTGTATTCAAGGGGGCTGGCGCAGTGCCAGGCACGTAGGCAGCCGCTGGTGAAGGTTTGACATAGTGGAGGTATGAATGAAGTGTGTTGGTTCCTACCCAGGGGCCTGGCATGCTGGAGCTTTCCCGGGTGGCTCGATGCCTCCCTCCCCCTTGGTCCTCCCCTTACCTCTGGCTGCCACCCACCTGCATATCCCTCACCCTCCTGGGGCTGTAGTGTTCACCATGCTCTGGGCCTGACACAGGTTGAGCCTCTGCAGCTCGAGCAGGGCAGAACATGGGTCAACACGCACATCCTCTTTGGCCAGGTCGGCCTCCATCTTGATGGCCCCAGTGGCGGGAGTGGTTGTCAGGCTGGGATAGGTCCCTCTGCCTTCAGTAGGGCCTTCCAGAGTAGGCTGACCCTGACTGTCTGCCAGCGTCTGGTGGTGAGCTCCTGAGGTGACGTGATGCAGCAGGGCACGGTGCTGGAAGTGTCAGTGCCCACCGTGACGGCATTCCCAGCTTTGGCATGCTTGTTGCACACCAGGGCCTGGCGACACTCTAGAGGGAGGAGCGTCAGCTTCCGCTCACAGGCAGAGTCCAGTCAGGGAAACTCCTCCTTCCACCGCTCACTGAAGTTTTGCTTGTACTTCTTGTTGGAGTTGGAGGCCTCTCCAGTGGGCTTCTTCCCAGGGGGCACCATGGCTGCTCTCAGGGCAGAGGACCTAGGACCCCCTTAAACGCTCATGGTCCCCTGCTTCCCTTGCCCACACGGCAACTCCCTAGACAGAGAAGCTGGCAAGTGAGGGCCAACCCACCAAGCCAAGGGGGACCATCCATCCAACTTAGCCTGGAAAGTTTATTCCAGCTCTGCCATCGGAGACCGGAGATGAAAGAAGCAAGGGAGagatgttgggggtggggacagagactACTCTGTCCACAAGGATGGAGAGTGTGGAGAGTTAGAGCCACAGTCGGAAGAGGTGAGGGAACCTATCTCCCTCTAAGGCCTCCCTCTATCCAGGACAAGGAAGGGACTGATTGGCTATAACTGCTGTAGCATCTCAGAACACAGTAGAGACTTTTTAGCCCAAACTGAATTCCAAAGACAGATGTGATTCTCGGGGCTCCTGAGTGTTTTGTAGCTGAGCCAGGGCTACAGCACAGACTGATTCCTAACCCACAGGATGTTGTCCTCAAAGTCCATAGACACCTGTATGATCAGAAGGAAGTCAATATGGAGCCAAGCATCCCAAGGCCATCTGCGTTTCCCTGGGACATCTGTccctacacgcacacacacaggtactgGCTCACACGTATGAATACTGGTGTATGGTCCTGGGAGAGGCAGCCCAGGAACAGGCAGCAGAGTGAGGACAGACTGTAGGTGGGCTGCAGACAGAATACAACCAGCTGGTTGCCTCTACCTTCCCATAGATGTGAGACCGAGATGCGTCTCTGAGATCAGGTCTTGTCCGGTTGGATCAGACATGCCAGCTGTACCTTGTAGAGATGTGATATTTGTCCTCTCCTGTGAAatagcagcaccagcagcagtaGCAACTACAGCTTATCCAGTCAGTGGAAACTGAGCCAGTCTTCTCTCCTTGATTAGCTCTCCCATCACCCCTTGAGATCATCTCAGACAGCCCCTCCGCTACTCTGATCTCCATAGCTGGGCTGGCATCTGGTCCCCTGTCTGAGGCAATTCCCTCTGGGCAGGAATTCTTTGTGTATCGGCAACTGAATGTTTTCACCCAGGAAGTCCCGCCCTTTTCCATCACTGCCCCTGCTTGCTCCCTCCAGACCACCCCATCTGTTACTTCACATCATTTagctccctgtcttccttccctcctttgtgTTCCCCAAGGGCAGGAAAGAcaaacagcttctcttttctttttctctctttgagacagggtctcacgtgtagaccaggcttgtctcaaacacaCTACaaaaaggatgactttgaacaaCTTATTCACCTACTTCTAGCCCctgattacaggtgtgtccaCCACATCCAGCCCTATGCACACTGGAGCTCAAAACCAGGGGTCcctgcatgttaggcaagcactctacaagcTTAGTACATCCCCAGGCCAATAACTTCTTCATGTGTGGACCCCAGATAGGGCAATAGCACCTGACTTCTAAACAAGTGTCAcaaaagcttgagaaaaagaattttaaaaagcaagttctgtatgtgtgtatatgtgtatgtgtgtatgtgtgtgtgtgtgaccgtgTGTGTGTTTTTGCCCGTGCATGCACCTGCTCAAGCATACACGGGTAGCAGTTTGACCTTGGGCACTTGCTAGGGGGTTAAAATGGCCTCCTCCCTCATCTTTTCTTCCCAACAACCTGCAATTCCAACATTTTATTCTTCCCACCACCCACAAGATGTGAGAATGGGAGACAAATGCAAGACCAAGATCAGGTGATAGATCCTTCCCATAATTCCTAGAACCTGAGTGTCCCCACCCTATCCTGCAGCAAGATGAGCACATCAAAGTGAAAACACTAAGATCTTTTCAACCAAAGACTGTGTGTCGAACCTGGGAAGCTGAAGGCCAAACTGACACTGTCTAGACAGCTGTCCTTAGACCCCGGGGATGTTTCGTTAGAATTCAGGAACAGGAGAGCAGGCATCTTGTGGAAAAACATCACCCTGGCTGCCACTCAACAGAGAGGATCCAAGGAAACCACGTTTTGCAGTTGGGCCATAATTGGAAAAAATCGATGCCCACCCTGAGATCCGCAGGCACCCACACAGATAGCGCTAGACACAGATGCCAGGCCCAGAGGCACATACATCTCCCCACGGTAAAGCCATGTCCAACATACATGATGCTCATGCAGTGACGCACATGCCCTCAGGGACCCAGTGTGAGCCTGCACGTACACCCGGATGGGCATGCTCAACAGATCAATGGACACAGACCCTTAGAGGCATCTCTGGATCACCAGAAACCATAAGCATGAGCTGAGTGAGCGGCACACGCCTTGGCACAGAAAGCCGCAAACACCCTGAGATAGCTACCCAGGacaagcacgtgcacacacgtcCTTAGAAAACCAGATGCATCTGACTCTCACGTGATCATGCGACCCAACAATCTCCTTCCCCTCTCATTTCACTCCCAGCcgcagggcagaggcagagacctccCAGAAGCacgcatatgtgcacatgcatgcacacacaaaaatagcgATGGTATTTCtattacacataaaacaaaaactcaggagGGGCTCAAGAGGCCCTCCACCTCCTTGGGAGTCTAGAAGCGGTTAGTGCTTCCTCGGGCAGGGAGAGGCATTTTCTCTGGTGGTATAGCCACGGGTAAGGCACCCACAGGCCTGTAAATAACCTCTCCTGTATGCATGCTCCAGCAAGCAACCTTAATGAAACTCATCGACTCGccgagaaagaaaagaacaacagaacGTGGAAGTGGAAGGGGGGCAGGAGTGGActagagagggatggggaaagaacCAGCACACAGCAAGCATGAAAATGTCACGGTGAAACCCGTTAGGATGCAGAATAGATACGTGCTCATAATTTTTTTAACCTGCAAAGAAAAACGGAAATCCAGAGGAAGGGTCAAAGATGGGGAGGGGCTGATGAGTGGCAACGGAGGTGGAGGACAGATTGAACTGAGACCCAATGCTTGCCCATGCCACTCGCCAGCAGGATTCTAAGTACTGCCAGGCCAAGGGTTCCTCCTCACACTCACCAGAACCTTCTCTCTCACTTCCAGGATGTCTACAGTGTGCTGATGCTTCCTTCA
This region includes:
- the LOC101995626 gene encoding LOW QUALITY PROTEIN: transmembrane protein C17orf113 (The sequence of the model RefSeq protein was modified relative to this genomic sequence to represent the inferred CDS: inserted 5 bases in 4 codons; deleted 3 bases in 3 codons; substituted 5 bases at 5 genomic stop codons), producing MVPPGKKPTGEASNSNKKYKQNFSERWKEEFPXLDSACERKLTLLPLECRQALVCNKHAKAGNAVTVGTDXFQHRALLHHVTSGAHHQTLADSQGQPTLEGPTEGRGTYPSLTTTPATGAIKMEADLAKEDVRVDPCSALLELQRLNLCQAXEHGEHYSPRRVRDMQVAAASVLHTEAYQHLKASSXRLVLEETRGWAESHALSLFATLVSPCDGHPATTFLGSVEVQEGEVITCQLLDNLQVFGISAPKLAWTPSDLLGSVSLQLRVTCPLPMDLHCLPGPTNPKPLVYLSEYESVLEASFCPHGDPSSHVVHELHAALDLAATDLAGPRPVHWSSLLTVVEVVAEAWLCLVLTLGATVXASWTTAALALAMRQFIVHLRSLHPLLYALPSMQKLVLVLQHEDQDLVLLQPVVIAALILQQAQCVSVPRGLSPSFLXKLAISEPAQWQADGESCTYHGVELLGNXEASSRGLEHLQQTFSGLHGRAWGLLFPGRSLDAVAVLAIIFESRLYLEEWDALDEGVIVLGKFVFFNGMVASLGHLCPRALXAKLACVHSELYEIFPDFAALXLALVLPVCTGLLDRVGRRSHKPRWWGQSGPQAGHGGHLLKIAVDVPSLYEFDCALAIEYLQRWERALWLLISNPALLPPAAGPASSTPSPLLASLTLPTQPLQTPLDFKHLLAFHINGTTPLSLFPNFSTMDPVQKAVISHTFGVPSPLKKKLFISCNICHLRFNSANQAEAHYKGHRHARKLKAVEAAKSKQRPRNLTPNGTVASSASPPASGGPGSPQSKDSASPPHGPSLQLPPTSDTSVREPAHSDPLDAAASSSSSSSSCPPCSPDPGTEAAGPEPAEVAVGSGVNGEGRSEKGCLYCPTCKVTVNSASQLQAHNTGAKHRWMVEGHQGAPRRGRGRSVSQGGAGHKTKRVLGNRGGQQGPSPPFQCALCQLQVNSETQLKQHMNSRRHKDRLAGKSPKPSSQHSKLQKQAALAVSALKSKLALQKQLTKTLAARFLPSPLPTTAAAICALPGPLALRPATTAAATLFPAPVLGPALFRTPAGAVRTAAGPILFAPY